Within the Phaseolus vulgaris cultivar G19833 chromosome 9, P. vulgaris v2.0, whole genome shotgun sequence genome, the region ttatgacATTtctaagtttattttatttatgttgaCAAGTTTTACTATTAAATACATACTTCAAGCATCATTAATTGAAatgtgaaaaatatataaaatgtttaCCTTGTTGTTTGAAATCTCATATTTGTGTttcaaatgttaaaaaataataaaacaagtCATGTTAATTGCATTATTTGGTAACTATGAGGTGCATTCATTGAGAATTTAGAGAATTACACTACATTGACAAAAACATTAGAAATTGAAAACTCTCACATGGCCCTATTGACACCCAAAGGAATTTAAGTTAATTGACTACAAGAGAAACCTTTGTCATAATATATGGAAAATTAATAAGATTTTAGTCACTATTATTAGGAATCGTAGTCACAGGACCGTGTGGCATGAGGAGGAGATGGCTAATTGATGCATAATCACGACCAAGATGTTGGGTTCAAGAGAATATGTGTCCTAAAGTCTTACAACTTTGATGCCTCTTAGGTTGGAATCTAGCTCCACCTTTATTCACTCTCAACTTGTAATCATGTATATTTTCCCATCTTCCAAACAAATTTATTGGCTTCATCCTTTGTAATTCACAAATAATCTACTACAATGCAATACATTTTATAGTGCATGAGTTGGCCATGGTTAAATTAGAATTAGGATTTTGATAgatttaattatgtattttttccTTGTTATTATCCATTGATCTCTTATCCCAtcaattatgtatttttttctcacacaaacccataaatatataatatttttcttacatgattgtATCTCAcgtttttctttcattttatttgtttatttatttattccatAAGTTATATGATATTATTTGAAGGATGGCGATTGAACAGTCAACACTATAATTAGGTAAACAAAAATCttttatacaaaaaataaaaattagacaACAAAAACAAATGCATGGAAAATCTCCAACACACACATGAATTTCATACAATGCTTATTTTTCACACTTAACGATTAGAATTAGTAGATATCAATTTCTTTCATCTTTGGTCCCCACTCCCACCATGTTCTGGATATCCTCCCCCCACAAACCAtaaaaaactttttcaaaagGGCATATTGTTCACTTGAGTCTACCGTGCATGAGTATCCTCATTtctttcttaaataaatttattccaCAGTCATATTCACCCCAAATGACAATTTCCACATTCTATCATACATAAATTTTTCTTCACCAACATTTAATGATACAAATTTGTGATACTTTGGATGGTAGATTATTTTTGGCCCCATTAAATTAATAATGAgcttaattttatatatttcatgtGAAAATATGCTCTCAACTATGTATAAATAATACTCACACTAAATATAATATTCTCTTCTTATAAAACAAAGATTCTTTAAATGGGGTAACAAAACTTTGGACATAGCAAATGGTTAAGGGAATCAAGATTCTCCCAATGCAATTAAGACCAAGGGTGGTGAATTGAACTCTATTTCAAACTTACAAAGTTTATAGTTATGATACTCTTTCTTGTAGGTCCCACCTTAGTTGTACTCATATCCAAACATCCTTATACTCTATATTGTCTTTATCACCCATAGAATATTGCATATTTGCACATtatgttatataaaaataaaagaaaaatctcATCTTACCCATTACTCCATTCCCTTACTATATATATCAATACCCCATACTCCCCTCCTCATTTTACATTGCATACTACTTCTGAAACACtaaaaaaacactttgtttGTTCTTCTTCAACTAATTCTCATTTCAATCCAAGAATGTCTGGGGTTTGGGTTTTCAATAAAGGTGTGGTGAGGCTAGTGGAGAATCCTAACTCTGAGCGCAAGGTGTTGATTCACTCTGCAAGCAATGAAATCATCACTTCCTACACAGTGTTGGAGCACAAATTGAGTACACTAGGGTGGGAACGTTACTATGATGATCCTGATTTACTTCAGTTCCACAAACGCTCCACCGTTCACCTAATCTCCCTCCCAAAGGATTTCAACAGGTTCAGATCCATGCACATGTATGACATAGTCGTCAAGAACAAGAACTACTTCGAAGTTAGAGACATGTGAACTTGGCATGCTACCCTCCTTCACTATCTCACTCTTTGTGTATCTTGCAAAGTTGAATTCttgattttcttatttatatctaCATGTATTGTTGTTTTGGATTTTTGGCCCGTATGCCTAAAGAATGTGAACATTAAAGTATGTATTTTGTATATGAGTTTGTTGTATTGAGTTATGGACTGATAGAAGAATGACGAAGCCCAATAAATAGATTTATGTGTCCTAGTGTAAATCTCTATAATCATTCTATAAAACTTAATGTGTTGAATATTCACattgaaatttgtttttataaataactttatgtacttctaatattttattttctttatcttcttctttaagaaattcaataaatatttgatttcTTAATAAGATAGTTTTTTTCGTACTTTATTCTTATTTAGTTTCTTTCATGGTAGAATATCAAAAACAAATTCATTGTGTCTAAAttagttatataaaaaataattaacatattACTTTATGTgtataaacaatattttattattaagtgAAAATAATTGCATCAATAAACTTATGATAATGAaaaatttctttgttttttatattaatttatgtaaatagtataatatatatatatatatatatatatatatatatattataatccGTCACTGTACATATGGAGAGACTACAAgtagcttttttttttattagtggcCGACATTTATTGTTgatagataaatttattttttataattttgacaaattataaaactattaaatatgATGTGAAAAACATGGGTATAGAACCTGAATAAACCATTATCCACTTGAAAATTGTTttgcaatattttttatttgttttattttatttttttgtcatgATATGGAAGTATGGGAGAATGAAAAGTTGCACGTGTGGGTGGGGAGGTTTTATGCATGTCAAGTTGACTTTTCCTCTTAATGGATAActgtttctcttttctttttcctttttcagcaaaaaatatatataaaaatgagaATTATTTTCCCCCTTTTTAATATGACATGAGGAATAGTTTTGGGTAAGCATTGACATATATCTCATATTgtaaagttttcatttttaaaatatcataagAATTAGGGTTTTGAACATTAACAAAGTTCAACTAAACCATAACCTTATTGTATATTTAGTTCTAAAACTTAAGCAAACTTggaatttattattaattttaaaatctatatttaaactattatcattttcttaattattCACTTTTTTAACATATGTTATTATcaattttgttcatttttatcaatttgttgatttttttagagtaaaaatgtgtcttgcataatttaaaaaaaatcaatataaaaaagttgataacaaaataatgtggatatatttttcttgttgtataatttaaactaaattcaaattaaaaataatatattatttttaagtttcaTGAAAGAAAAATTATGCATATAAACTTTtggtatagtttttttttatcaaataaaatatttttatataatcattagtattaatatcTCTATTAAGTTGACATCTTTTGTGTAACATGTTAcctttattaaaaataagacATACCCGATAAAACTAGGTTAAATccatgtaacaattacaaaaaaatctatatttcaaaataaaaaaaatttcataaaaaaatcctCTTGAATATAATGAGGTCCACcaaaattaagattaaaattaactaaaatatcaaCACATTTGATTCTTTACctgaaaatatgttttttttttaatattcatgcAATTAAGCAAGAGTTGCATTTTATATTCCAAGTTCAAAACATTCATTAAAAATagcaaaatatatttaaaaatatattttattatctataattaaaattgtacacatatttaagttataaatatacacaaatatatttataaagttattaattttcaaaacaaatttgTAACTATATAATTGGATATATAATAATATCCatgtataattatttatgtGTGAATActctacaagaaaataattaaatataaactaattttatagacaaaaaataattagttgttatagtgactaaattagagactattttagagactaaaaaaattattggtttctaaattagtttattgataaatagtttctaaattggtatctaattagctaccaattatttagaaactatttatcaataatagaaactaatttagaaatcaaaaaaaaatttagtgtctttaatttagtcactataacaactaattattttttgtttttaaaattgatttttattttatgattttcttatagtgatatatatgttaaaatgtatgtttacatgttttttttggaaaattaaaatataatagataaatatatttaaaaactataataaaTGTACTAAAATTATATTGTTCTTTATGTATAAacttgaaaagaaagaaaatagtgcaagaatttagaatttaaagtgtaGAATTGAGAAccataagaaaaaaagaagataaagaggGATGAGAATAGCATTAAACCTTCTTTCGACATGCACAACGCTCCAACACGTGAATGCATTACTTTTCAATTCAAGTTTAGGGCATGCTATGCTTCATTTATAGTTCTactatttcttctttttaaaaGTATAAGCATCAACTTTTAAGATCATTTcagctaataaaaaaaatatttagtatatgtttttatattaaaataatactctagttttaaagtaaaaaaataaaatattatagattTTATGTTTATTCGCATTATTTATATTCGATTTTATCAAACACATGgttaagattaataataataaaaaataaacttaatgacaatttttatttactttaaaatGATGTTTAGattctacaattttttttttcatgcaaGTGAATCATGATTTCTATAAATTATGAATtcaaaaaattatgattttctTAGATTGATGtaaatattgttaaaaataGTAACCATACTTTTGCgttgaattaaaatatttaataaaagtaatatactatttttataacaacaaaatatttgttaaaatcaAAAGGGTTAAATTCCCAAATTTTCTAAGAACTATTTTGTGGGGGACGTTGTtcctaaataatatttttaggaagcatatataaattagaaatgtgacttttcaaaacataaattaaacatgaaaaacaatatattttcaACTTTAGATTGATGCAAAACCTAACTTTTTCTCTTATACTTAATAGTTAAGACTTCAAATTTTTACTGACACATAGTATTATAAGTTatagagtattgatcttgataATCTAACAGTAAACTATTTCATATTAcaattgttaaaaataaaaatacaaatacaaataattttactGAAATATATGAGTTCAAGGATTAAAGGAGTAAACTGGTGTCTACCGGAACAATAGTCCCAGTGAAGAATTAAGAGAAAGAGTTTCCGATTCTAACAGATGGCTTGATTTTATTCTCAAAAGATGTCTTGGtaaattaagaaagaaaataatgtgTATTTAAACTGTCTTTAACCTCGAGTCCTACGCGAATAAGACTATATTAACGTATCGGAACAAAAGTTCTATGTTATTATATATTCGTCGTGAAGATAGACCTATCAGTAGATGTGATTTAAAGTTGTGATCTCCTTCTATCTTTATTTATAATGGATGGAGGAATTTGTGATGAACATAGTATCAAATGATCTGAAATGTGAGTGATACAATTTCTACTACATTCTGTGAATGCAAATAAAGAATATTTGGTTTGTATGTATTTGAAAGGTCCCATACCGGAAAGTGCCTTGGAAGGAAAGTTCCTTTGgaagtatataaaataatattgcaGCATCTACCATTGATTGGGCAAAGGAAGATGATGATAGGTTGTTGGAATTGGATCACAAGGAtctccaatgctcccatgcctCCATCAACCAATTGAATAAAAAAGGTGAACATTGAAATGAAGGATTCCATAGGAGATATGGTAATTGAAGACCACAAAAAGAAAAGGCCCATCAAATTCTTCATTGGGTCTCATCAATCATGTCAAGCCCATTCTCTTCTTGCATGGGCTAGCTGCTTTTTTGAATGAGTGGTCACTTTTCATGCTCAAAAGGATCTTGatatcaagaagaagaagaagctcaCTTCTGCACTTGTGTCCTATCCATTAAGAATGGAGGAAGATTAGTTCCTTCTGTCTCCTTATTCAATTTGCCTTTTTGACTCAACCAACTCACTATACCCTTTTGTCTTCTCATCAACTTGTGCATCTTCTTTGTGCTTTCAAAAACTTAATTATGCTTTCAATTAAGTAAAAGATAGTGTTTCGGTATTGCTAATATAGTCTTACATCGTTCAGGAGTCAAAGATTagggcagtttatatactcATTCTTTCGGTATTGTCAATATAGTCTTACATCGTTCAGGAGTCAAAGATTAGGGCAATTTATATACTCATTCTTTCTTCGACTCGCCTGTCAATATAGTCTCACATCGCTTAAGAGTCGAGTTAGGACAATTTATATACTCATTATTTCTTCATCTTGTTGAAACattttttaaggacaaaaccgtgacgAAACTACAAAACAAACAATACAATTTATATACTCATTCTTTCTTCATCTTGTCAAGAcattttttaaggataaaaccGTAACGAAactccaaaacaaacaatatccTATTCGGTAATTGATATAGTAATGTTATGTAAACTGAATTATGATTAGAACAagtagtttaaaaaaaattataattaaataatataaaagattattaaaataatattttattggtTGTAAAGTAAATGTAAAAAAACACACTACCCTTTAACCTTTAAAAGAATGCACTTTTACTTTTTAGGTAGTAAATTTCAGAgataaaattttactttttctctAATTGATGGactaaaatagatttttttttaagtttcagTGATCAAAACTgtgtatttcttttattaaatcatCTAACATACTTGAATGTGTATTAATTTCCAGGCTATCTTTACTTAGCAACAAAAAAATTTCTCCCATTTTAAATGTTTATACTacatttcatttgaatttttttgctatttttaattaagttttacatatattaaattCTTCTCTCAATTTCTGGATTTTACTTAGAGATAAAGAAATTGTGAATTCACTAAAATTCTCTAATTCCTTCGTTAAGgcctttaaacttaaaaaatcataataaattccAAGcttcttaattaaaaaaataattttagctTATGGAACCAtattttaacacatttttttctaattttaaggATAATTTGATGTGAATTTACTAAATTTCTCGA harbors:
- the LOC137821314 gene encoding flowering-promoting factor 1-like protein 3 encodes the protein MSGVWVFNKGVVRLVENPNSERKVLIHSASNEIITSYTVLEHKLSTLGWERYYDDPDLLQFHKRSTVHLISLPKDFNRFRSMHMYDIVVKNKNYFEVRDM